In one Lolium rigidum isolate FL_2022 chromosome 3, APGP_CSIRO_Lrig_0.1, whole genome shotgun sequence genomic region, the following are encoded:
- the LOC124699149 gene encoding uncharacterized protein LOC124699149, protein MAESARVRDAMSVSADDRARVDALSAAASASLTSSSDHLSPSFFEGFALRGIRVVRIQPGLIHCSYTVPPCLTDSTTGCLAAGAVVALVDEVGSAAAISDAQNLKVSVDMSVAFADLSQARPGDNLSITATALGHKGAYSGTSVLLTNAHTGNVVAEGRHSLFGNMKKTPPKTAAAHRSNL, encoded by the exons ATGGCCGAATCAGCTCGTGTGCGGGACGCCATGAGCGTGAGCGCCGACGACCGCGCGCGGGTGGACgcgctctccgccgccgcgtccgcgTCCCTGACCTCGTCGTCCGACCACCTGTCGCCGAGCTTCTTCGAGGGGTTCGCGCTGCGCGGGATCCGCGTCGTCCGCATCCAGCCGGGCCTCATCCACTGCTCCTACACCGTCCCTCCATGCCTCACC GACTCCACCACCGGCtgcctcgccgccggcgccgtcgtGGCCCTGGTGGACGAGgtcggctccgccgccgccatctccgaCGCCCAGAACCTCAAGGTCTCCGTCGACATGTCCGTCGCATTCGCCGACCTCTCCCAGGCGCGTCCGGGAGACAACCTCAGCATCACGGCGACGGCGCTCGGGCACAAGGGAGCCTACTCCGGCACGAGCGTCCTCCTCACCAACGCCCACACCGGCAACGTCGTCGCCGAGGGCAGGCACTCCCTCTTCGGCAACATGAAGAAAACACCGCCCAAGACGGCCGCTGCTCACAGGAGCAACTTGTGA
- the LOC124699150 gene encoding uncharacterized protein LOC124699150: MAESARARDALSVSADDRARVDALSAAASASLTSSSDHLSPSFFEGFALRGIRVVRIQPGLIHCSYTVPPCLTDSTTGCLAAGAVVALVDEIGSAAAISDAQNLKVSVDMSVAFADLSQARPGDNLSITATALGHKGAYSGTSVLLTNAHTGNVVAEGRHSLFGNLKKIPPKPAAAHRSNL; encoded by the exons ATGGCCGAATCAGCTCGTGCGCGGGACGCCCTGAGCGTCAGCGCCGACGACCGCGCGCGGGTGGACgcgctctccgccgccgcgtccgcgTCCCTGACCTCGTCGTCCGACCACCTGTCGCCGAGCTTCTTCGAGGGGTTCGCGCTGCGCGGGATCCGCGTCGTCCGCATCCAGCCGGGCCTCATCCACTGCTCCTACACCGTCCCTCCATGCCTCACC GACTCCACCACCGGCTGCCTCGCCGCCGGTGCCGTCGTGGCCCTGGTGGACGAGATCGGCTCGGCCGCCGCCATCTCCGACGCCCAGAACCTCAAGGTCTCCGTCGACATGTCCGTCGCATTCGCTGACCTCTCCCAGGCGCGTCCGGGGGACAACCTCAGCATCACGGCGACGGCGCTCGGGCACAAGGGCGCCTACTCCGGCACCAGCGTCCTCCTCACCAACGCCCACACCGGCAACGTCGTCGCCGAGGGCAGGCACTccctcttcggcaacctcaagaAAATACCGCCCAAGCCGGCCGCTGCTCACAGGAGCAACTTGTGA
- the LOC124699151 gene encoding protein prenyltransferase alpha subunit repeat-containing protein 1-like: protein MESEAAAAQGEGDLLHQFERILHDDPLIDEVGFLHPTQLHSLLADSANKSQHFWCSDHKLAVSTDALPDLYRAARHAHSNATLNPPSPSPSAAALIMTHSKALLILCPDLLTAWNSRKKVLSANYDLKHLKDELQLCALILSYSPKNESTWCHRRWVITKLAQQIQDISELIENESLLVKQIAEKSKMNYRAWRHRCWLIPFMKAKQVLDELNRSVKWTELHVADNCCFHYRRSLLLALLDSHGVENGKDSLYLQSDAHLMWKEEIRWNEMLIRRYQGRESLWIHRRFLSQWWLQQLMNSEETCPSKEESLADLFLAQEIHLLSDCLSAPGDEFGETRVQAGLAALYTLWISKQDAVVKGKVEERLQQSVGSLKEVLARVSSDKSRLWTQLLHC from the exons ATGGAATCGGAAGCAGCAGCAGCGCAAGGGGAAGGGGATCTCCTCCACCAATTTGAGCGAATCCTCCACGACGACCCGCTCAT AGACGAGGTTGGGTTCCTGCATCCCACGCAGCTCCACTCGCTACTCGCCGACAGCGCCAACAAATCCCAACACTTCTGGTGCAGCGACCACAAGCTCGCCGTCTCCACCGACGCCCTACCAGACCTCTACCGCGCCGCGCGCCACGCACACTCGAACGCAACACTCAACCCCCCCTCACCATCACCATCTGCTGCTGCCCTGATCATGACGCACAGTAAGGCGCTGCTCATACTCTGCCCTGACCTGCTCACCGCATGGAACTCCAG GAAGAAGGTGCTATCAGCGAATTACGATCTCAAGCACCTCAAGGATGAGCTGCAGCTGTGTGCCTTGATCCTGTCCTACTCGCCCAAGAATGAGAGCACCTGGTGCCACAG GAGATGGGTCATCACAAAGCTTGCGCAACAAATTCAGGATATATCGGAGCTTATAGAAAACGAGTCTCTACTAGTAAAACAGATAGCAGAG AAATCAAAGATGAACTACCGTGCCTGGAGGCATCGATGCTGGCTCATTCCTTTCATGAAAGCAAAACAG GTGCTTGATGAGTTGAACAGGTCAGTAAAATGGACCGAGTTGCACGTGGCTGACAACTGCTGCTTTCACTACCGCAGG TCTCTACTACTTGCATTGCTAGACAGCCATGGTGTAGAGAACGGAAAAGATTCCCTTTATTTGCAGTCTGATGCTCATCTAATGTGGAAG GAGGAAATAAGGTGGAATGAGATGCTCATCAGGCGGTACCAAGGAAGAGAG TCATTGTGGATCCATCGTCGGTTCCTCTCGCAGTGGTGGCTACAACAGTTGATGAACTCTGAAGAAACCTGCCCATCAAAGGAGGAGTCCTTGGCAGACCTCTTCCTAGCCCAGGAGATACACCTCCTGTCAGACTGCCTTAGTGCTCCTGGTGATGAGTTTGGCGAAACACGCGTCCAGGCAGGGCTGGCAGCGCTCTACACTCTGTGGATATCGAAG CAAGATGCAGTGGTGAAAGGGAAGGTGGAAGAAAGGTTGCAGCAGTCGGTTGGGAGCCTGAAGGAGGTGTTGGCAAGGGTCTCCTCGGACAAGAGCAGACTGTGGACACAGCTGCTTCACTGCTGA
- the LOC124696203 gene encoding protein OCTOPUS-like has product MDQPICGLHPGIAVTGFCSACLRERLAGLHPSDPADPAELRRCKSFSYARSAAAYFEPQRRSCDVRGAAALFQQEPPGDLEDLPPTAMRPMKDHINQEKKAAGTFGGLGKKWQEWRRKSKVKKQEPGPTTSISSGRAAMPVPHEDPRHRSFRDARSEVAVDALGRRSVDVDAALFSMDAGRISVDEQPRPSCDGYHGVRPRLPPMLSLVEDAPIPRSDGQIPVEEDDGAEPGGCAQTRDYYLDSSSSSRRRRSVDRSSFSSRKSFSDASDLPRMVAGANANANARVSPAIGAEFYQYHHAQSQSVLDHNQHWEHGLYNSHSLRDRDDDMSGSLDSAAFRGGIPLPAKKSKKGIKGWSIWGLIHKKSSTKESEATNLANRSFSENWPELRARGYNGQMLRCNSSVSARSSFGNGGAAMGVVSGRRSNVEMHVNGLGRMRKDEVLLERNFSARYAPCTGDNGGIPIPVGGGNQFSRRNHNGMSGKGRPARSSNSLPRSALGMY; this is encoded by the coding sequence ATGGATCAGCCCATCTGCGGCCTCCACCCGGGCATCGCCGTCACCGGCTTCTGCTCCGCCTGCCTCCGCGAGCGCCTCGCCGGCCTCCACCCCAGCGACCCCGCCGACCCGGCGGAGCTCCGCCGCTGCAAGTCCTTCTCCTAcgcccgctccgccgccgcctacTTCGAGCCGCAGCGCCGCTCCTGCGACGTCCgcggcgccgccgccctcttccAACAAGAACCACCGGGCGACCTGGAAGATCTTCCACCGACAGCGATGAGGCCCATGAAAGACCACATCAACCAAGAGAAGAAGGCCGCCGGCACGTTCGGGGGATTGGGCAAGAAGTGGCAGGAATGGCGCCGCAAGAGCAAGGTCAAGAAGCAGGAGCCGGGGCCCACTACCAGCATCAGCAGCGGCAGGGCCGCCATGCCCGTGCCGCACGAGGATCCCCGGCACCGCAGCTTCCGCGACGCGCGCTCCGAGGTCGCCGTCGACGCGCTCGGCCGGCGCTCCGTCGATGTGGACGCCGCCCTTTTCTCGATGGACGCCGGCCGCATCTCGGTGGATGAACAGCCCCGGCCTTCCTGCGACGGCTACCACGGTGTACGGCCACGCCTGCCCCCAATGCTGTCCCTGGTCGAGGACGCGCCCATCCCGCGCTCCGATGGCCAAATCCCtgtggaggaagacgacggtgCCGAGCCCGGCGGCTGCGCCCAGACAAGGGACTACTACCTAGACTCCTCCAGCTCCAGCAGGAGGCGCCGGAGCGTGGACCGCTCCTCCTTCTCCAGCCGCAAGTCATTCTCTGATGCCAGTGATCTGCCCAGGATGGTGGCTGGTGCAAATGCCAATGCCAATGCCCGGGTTTCGCCAGCCATCGGCGCCGAGTTCTACCAGTACCATCACGCCCAGAGCCAGAGTGTTCTTGACCATAATCAGCACTGGGAGCATGGACTGTATAATTCTCATTCTCTCCGGGACCGGGATGATGATATGTCCGGGAGCTTGGATTCAGCGGCATTCCGTGGCGGCATCCCTCTTCCGGCGAAGAAGTCTAAGAAGGGGATCAAGGGGTGGAGCATCTGGGGTCTCATACATAAGAAGAGCAGCACCAAGGAATCTGAAGCTACAAATCTAGCCAACAGATCATTTTCAGAAAATTGGCCCGAGCTCCGTGCAAGGGGGTACAATGGGCAGATGCTCAGGTGCAATAGCAGTGTAAGCGCGAGAAGCTCGTTTGGCAATGGTGGAGCAGCGATGGGCGTGGTGAGTGGGAGGAGGAGCAATGTTGAAATGCATGTAAATGGCTTAGGGAGGATGAGGAAGGACGAGGTTTTGCTCGAGAGGAATTTCAGTGCAAGGTATGCGCCTTGCACGGGTGATAATGGCGGGATTCCTATTCCAGTGGGAGGAGGTAACCAGTTCAGCCGGCGAAATCACAATGGCATGTCCGGGAAGGGAAGGCCCGCTCGTTCATCGAATTCATTGCCCCGGAGCGCGCTTGGAATGTACTGA